One genomic region from Argentina anserina chromosome 2, drPotAnse1.1, whole genome shotgun sequence encodes:
- the LOC126784869 gene encoding 3-hydroxy-3-methylglutaryl-coenzyme A reductase 1-like has protein sequence MEVGRRSAMEYNNTKEGKPLKMKVKFVDDEKDVVKASDAMPLPLYLTNTLFFTLFFSVVYFLLTSWREKIRTNTPLHIINLSEIVAILAFVVSFIYLLGFFGIDFVQSLILQPSNDIWAADDDEEDARKVPCVQALDCSLPKMAPIASSLKAAPKVAPEVFEEKAMIATPPPTEEDEAIIKAVVAGTIPSYSLETKLGDCKRAASIRREALQRVTGKSLEGLPLEGFDYESILGQCCEMPVGYITIPVGIAGPLMLDGREFSVPMATTEGCLVASTNRGCKAINLSGGASSVLLKDGMTRAPVVRFNSAKRAAELKFFMEDPNNYETISMVFNKSSRFGRLQTVKCAVAGKNLYMRFCCSTGDAMGMNMVSKGVQNVLDFLQNDFPDMDVIGISGNYCSDKKPAAVNWIEGRGKSVVCEAVIKGDIVSKVLKTNVAALVELNMLKNLTGSAIAGALGGFNAHASNIVSAVYLATGQDPAQNIESSHCITMMEAINDGKDLHVSVTMPSIEVGTVGGGTQLASQSACLNLLGVKGANREAPGTNARQLASVVAGSVLAGELSLMSAIAAGQLVKSHMKYNRSNKDVTAVAST, from the coding sequence ATGGAAGTCGGAAGGCGATCGGCGATGGAGTACAATAACACCAAAGAAGGGAAGCCTTTGAAAATGAAGGTCAAGTTTGTTGACGATGAGAAAGACGTCGTGAAGGCATCAGACGCCATGCCTCTTCCTCTCTACCTCACCAATACCTTGTTCTTCACACTCTTCTTCTCTGTCGTCTACTTTTTGCTCACAAGCTGGCGTGAGAAGATCCGCACCAACACTCCTCTCCACATCATCAATCTCTCTGAGATCGTGGCTATTCTAGCCTTTGTGGTCTCCTTCATCTACCTCCTCGGCTTCTTCGGCATCGATTTCGTCCAGTCTCTCATTCTCCAGCCCAGCAATGACATATGGGCAGCCGATGATGACGAGGAAGATGCTCGCAAAGTCCCTTGTGTCCAGGCCCTTGATTGCTCATTACCGAAAATGGCTCCTATTGCTTCATCACTGAAAGCTGCTCCTAAAGTTGCCCCAGAGGTGTTTGAAGAGAAGGCAATGATCGCGACCCCACCACCAACTGAAGAAGACGAAGCGATCATCAAGGCAGTGGTTGCCGGAACCATTCCTTCATACTCACTCGAGACAAAGCTTGGGGACTGCAAGAGGGCAGCTTCAATAAGGCGTGAGGCTTTGCAGAGAGTTACAGGCAAGTCTTTGGAGGGTTTGCCTTTGGAAGGATTTGATTACGAGTCCATCTTGGGTCAATGTTGTGAAATGCCAGTTGGGTATATTACCATTCCTGTGGGGATTGCTGGGCCTCTTATGCTCGATGGAAGAGAGTTCTCAGTTCCCATGGCCACAACTGAAGGTTGCTTGGTGGCTAGTACTAACCGAGGTTGCAAAGCTATCAACTTGTCTGGTGGAGCTTCCAGTGTGCTACTGAAAGATGGGATGACCAGAGCACCCGTTGTCAGATTCAACTCTGCCAAAAGAGCCGCTGAATTGAAGTTTTTCATGGAAGACCCCAACAACTACGAAACCATCTCTATGGTCTTCAACAAATCTAGCAgatttggtagacttcagacCGTCAAGTGCGCCGTTGCCGGGAAGAACCTTTATATGAGATTCTGCTGTAGCACTGGTGATGCTATGGGGATGAACATGGTCTCCAAAGGTGTTCAAAACGTACTTGATTTTCTCCAGAATGACTTCCCAGACATGGATGTCATTGGCATCTCTGGTAACTACTGCTCAGACAAGAAGCCTGCAGCAGTGAACTGGATCGAGGGTCGCGGCAAATCTGTTGTTTGCGAAGCTGTTATCAAGGGAGACATAGTTTCAAAGGTGTTGAAAACTAACGTAGCGGCTTTGGTGGAGCTTAACATGCTCAAGAACCTTACTGGATCTGCCATTGCTGGTGCACTTGGTGGTTTCAATGCACATGCCAGTAACATCGTTTCGGCTGTCTACCTAGCCACTGGTCAAGACCCTGCTCAAAACATTGAGAGTTCTCACTGTATCACCATGATGGAAGCCATCAATGATGGCAAGGATCTACACGTCTCGGTCACCATGCCTTCCATTGAGGTCGGTACAGTAGGAGGTGGGACTCAACTTGCGTCTCAATCAGCTTGCTTGAATTTGCTTGGTGTGAAGGGAGCTAACAGAGAGGCACCAGGAACAAACGCAAGGCAGTTGGCCAGTGTTGTAGCTGGTTCTGTTCTTGCCGGAGAGCTATCTCTCATGTCTGCAATTGCAGCAGGACAACTCGTTAAGAGCCACATGAAGTACAATAGATCTAACAAAGATGTCACAGCAGTTGCTTCCACTTAA